The genomic stretch TTTCATTTGTTCAGAGGACATTGACCATCACCGCCCTGGGCACGGTGGGCATGGAGGTGAAAATGGTGTTCAAACTATCAGTGGTGGAGGACAAGAAGGGGGTCAAGTTGGTGGTGGTACTGGATATGGAGGAGGCCAAGGGGGTGAAAAAggcggaggtggaggtggaTACGGTGGCGGTGGACAAGGCGGTGGACAAGGAGGTGGTCAAGGAGGTAGCCACAGCGATGGACAAGGTGGTGGTAAAGGACGCGGCCAACAAGGAGGTGGTCAAGGAGGCAGCCATGGAGGTGGACAAGGTGGTGGTaaaggaggaggtggtggtggtggacaaGGCGGTGGAAAAGGCGGTGGCGGTGGAGGAGGGGGTAGAGGACATGGAGGCGGAAAAGGTGGCGGTGGACAAGGAGGAGGAGGCGGTGGCCAAGGTGGTGGAAAAGGAGGCGGTGGTGGCCAAGGTGGTGGTAGAGGAGGAGGTGGCCAAGGTGGTGGCGgacaaggaggaggaggtggtggatATGGTGGTGGGGGTAAGGGCGGTGGCAGTCAAGGACAAGGAGGAGGTAAAGGAGGAGGTGGCAGTGGTCATGGAGGTGGAAAAGGTGGAGGTGGAAGCGGTGGTGGTCAAGGACAAGGAGGTGATAAAGGAGGAGGTGGTAGCGGCCATGGAGGTGGAAAAGGTGGAGGCGGAGGTGGAAGTGGTGGCCAAGGAGGTGGTCAAGGCGGTGGATATGTTGGTGGCAGTGGAGGCGGTAAGGGACAAGGAGGTGGTAAAGGAGGAGCTGGCAGCAGCCATGGAGGTGGAAAAGGTGGAGGCGGAGGTGGTAAAGGCGGTGGTGGAAATGGTGGACAAGGAGGTGGTAaaggtggaggtggtggtggtggtggatatGGTGGAGGTGGTAAAGGTGGTGGTAGTGGCGGGCATCAAGGTGGACAAGGAGGAGGTAAAGGGGGCGGTGGTGGTGGATACGGTGCTGGCagtggtggaggtggtggatACGGTAGTGGCAGCAATGGTAGCCATGGCGGTGGTTATTAATTCTAGCCACCAAATCAGGGTGTATGTATGTTGAGTGTTGAGGAAAACATGAGTAAGCTGCGTTTGTGGGTtcttgtatgtatgtatgttccatagtcaatatatatatatatatatatatatatatagagagagagagagagagagagagagagagaggagtccTTTCACAAGAGGGATCTCtatctttttaaaaaaataagatcACCCTCTTGATtgttagatttgatttgattttaataaaattgtgtAGTTAAAATTagtgatttaatctcaaccacacaatttTATTAAAGTTAATCCAACAATTAAGAGAatatcctcttttttttttaaatagagaTCTCTTGTTAAAAGGcctgtgtgtgtatatatatataatatgaacaTATGTATTAACATGTTTGCACCGactttcttatatatatataaaatatgaacATATTGTATTTTAACATGTTTGCACCGACCTTCTTATAACCTCAAATGATGTATGCTTAAATGGTGCCACGCTCGACTAGTGACACTCAAGTTATTTCCCAACATTCATAATATCAGCGATCGAGTATAAACTGCATACAATTATGAAGGGCAAGGTTATAAATTCTGCAGTTCTATACCATGAGTTAGTAAAAATAGATTAATGAGTGAAATAACAGCAAAGTTTGTACTGGGAATTAAAGAGAATG from Pyrus communis chromosome 7, drPyrComm1.1, whole genome shotgun sequence encodes the following:
- the LOC137740440 gene encoding uncharacterized protein, which codes for MEVKMVFKLSVVEDKKGVKLVVVLDMEEAKGVKKAEVEVDTVAVDKAVDKEVVKEVATAMDKVVVKDAANKEVVKEAAMEVDKVVVKEEVVVVDKAVEKAVAVEEGVEDMEAEKVAVDKEEEAVAKVVEKEAVVAKVVVEEEVAKVVADKEEEVVDMVVGVRAVAVKDKEEVKEEVAVVMEVEKVEVEAVVVKDKEVIKEEVVAAMEVEKVEAEVEVVAKEVVKAVDMLVAVEAVRDKEVVKEELAAAMEVEKVEAEVVKAVVEMVDKEVVKVEVVVVVDMVEVVKVVVVAGIKVDKEEVKGAVVVDTVLAVVEVVDTVVAAMVAMAVVINSSHQIRVYVC